In Vitis vinifera cultivar Pinot Noir 40024 chromosome 17, ASM3070453v1, one genomic interval encodes:
- the LOC132252821 gene encoding uncharacterized protein LOC132252821 — translation MAPKKIVSSVRVSEASEKAIDKLNAKEFRERFLIPHDVLIDLVNEEAAMPTEKGGKNAILFTKEQFNAGLRFPLPALFKEFLHFSQIPPIFIHPNLVRVLMGCSIINMLYSLDLTLLEVFFVYSLKKAKNDIFSVSAHLPSLQMVTELPDSTKGGAKGLVAVWGGWAGLSQHPSRPFSPNYTLKIPGLELRGHLVDWVEKASFACVCKLFEIDPKERAYKTLLSARNLTEVVREPQEYVINILPRKLAKDEIVPEEHYTVKELPLYQEAKEADAERRRKLLEDRDQKKTEGTIRKAPGQKRGPDSPPKKTSGKRGKLVKKHGKDAKEPTPPKEFPPPQTTYEGEVMIEEPVNAAPHSISSGPGRMSGLNHSGPSLVAAARLANVAEEAASINHPGNLNPDAAETAPLEEAGAESQSQPSDDPDRLAIVLVKEPPLKKPRLTRDLQSGLFERLQERQQEIEISCASAHDAHPDGGEVEMATETSAVPAIIPAEDASGPMCPDENMGAPIPGHELPSPSSSEEESADDAAPASPFSYAELEAKLKQITPDWKAIKPSAKMFDMIETLVRGLRSMSQQHALFTQLLQTADYMKTFSSRHQEIENQLRLRMEEAEASLSTMREENEALRVELAEAKGQEESTAGRLHEAEGEAARLRDELSRLRTEVLNEKKQKEDLQLRLDVQKEELEREFAVEREELAADYQRQVDDTFIFGYRCCMKKNGIKRDTPSIPPSEEKKLHEKPAP, via the exons atggctccaaaaaagaTTGTTTCGTCTGTCCGGGTCAGCGAGGCTAGCGAAAAGGCGATAGACAAATTAAATGCGAAGGAGTTCCGGGAGCGATTCCTGATCCCCCATGACGTATTGATAGACCTGGTGAACGAGGAGGCGGCTATGCCTACTGAGAAAGGTGGAAAAAACGCtatcctcttcacaaaggaacaattcaacgcggggctccggttccctctgccggcgttgttcaaggaattcctccacttctctcaaATTCCCCCTATCTTTATTCACcccaaccttgtccgggtgctgatgggatgcagcatcatcaacATGCTGTACAGCCTCGACCTGACGCTACTGgaagtgttctttgtctattccctgaagaaagcaaagaatgatatcttcagtgtgtccgctcacctgccctcccttcaaatggtgacagaactgccagattcgacaaagggaggggcgaaggggctggtggcaGTCTGGGGTGGATGGGCGGGGCTATCGCAGCATCCGTCGAGGCCTTTTTCTCCGAATTATACCCTAAAAATTCCGG gtttggaattgaggggccaccttgtggattgggtggaaaaggcaTCCTTTGCCTGTGTctgcaaattatttgaaatagatcccaaggagagggcctacaaaacattgcTCTCGGCGCGGAATTTGACAGaggtcgtccgggagccccaggaatatgttatcaacATCCTTCCTAGGAAATTGGCAAAGGATGAGATAGTGCCTGAGGAGCATTATACAGTGAAAGAGCTCCCCCTCTATCAGGAAGCTAAAGAAGCTGACGCTGAAAGGCGGCGAAAGCTCCTGGAGGATAGAGATCAGAAAAAGACtgaaggcactatccggaaggctcccggacagaagcgGGGTCCGGACTCCCCTCCGAAGAAAACTTCAGGAAAAAGggggaagctggtgaagaagcatgggaaggatgcgaaggaacccactcctcccaaggagtttcctcctccacaaactacctatgagggggaagtaatgatagaggagccagtaaatgctgctccgcactctatctcaagcggccccGGGCGCATGTCGGGGTTGAATCACTCAGGTCCCTCCTTAGTCGCGGCTGCGCGTCTAGCCaacgtggctgaggaagctgcatctatcAACCATCCGGGCAACCTCAATCCGGATGCAGCTGAAACGGccccgttggaggaagcgggggcagaaagccaaagtcagccttccgacgACCCGGATCGCCTGGCTATAGTCCTGGTGAAAGAGCCTCCCCTCAAGAAGCCGCGTTTGACGCGCGATCTACAGTCCGGACTCTTTGAgcggcttcaagagcggcagcaagagattgaaattagctgcgcttctgcccatgacgctcatccggatggaggcgaggtggagatggcTACTGAGACCTCAGCCGTTCCGGCAATAATTCCGGCTGAGGATGCATCCGGACCTATGTGCCCGGACGAAAATATGGGGGCTCCGATTCCGGGACACGAGCTACCCTCTCCTTCCTCATCCGAGGAGGAATCTGCTGATGATGCCGCTCCcgctagccctttcagctacgcggagttggaagctaagttaaagcagattactcctgactggaaagccatcaagccctctgctaagatgtttgatatgatagaaacg CTGGTGAGGGGCCTCCGCAGCATGTCTCAACAACACGCTCTTTTTACTCAGCTGCTGCAGACCGCAGACTATATGAAGACCTTCTCCTCTCGGcaccaagagattgaaaatcaactgcgtctgagaatggaggaggctgaggccagtctatccaccatgcgagaggaaaatgaagccctccgggtggagttggctgaggcaaagggtcaagaagaatcaactgcgggccgccttcatgaggcggagggtgaggcagcccggctaagggatgaattgagtcgactccggacagaagttttgaatgaaaagaaacagaaggaagacttgcagctgcgtctggatgtgcaaaaagaggaacttgaacgggagtttgctgtggaaagggaggaacttgcagcggattaccagagacaagtggatgatacatttatctttgggtatcgctgctgcatgaagaagaacggtataaagcgagataccccttcaattcctccaagtgaagaaaagaagctccatgagaaacctgctccctga